In Aspergillus fumigatus Af293 chromosome 2, whole genome shotgun sequence, a genomic segment contains:
- a CDS encoding putative sulfate/molybdate transporter has product MTIETLREISSHNLRTFQNHYVSEVSGSLGDLGTFLPIAIALAVNGTVSLSSTLIFSGSFNILTGLFFGIPLPVQPMKAIAAVAIARSFSNGTIAAAGIFVGACILFFSVTGLLHWFANAIPIPVIKGIQVGAGLSLVIAAAGKTLAPLGWLQPSWADNRLWAIAAFVFLLFTNVYRTVPYALIVFALGLAFALVLSTVAADLPSLEIWRPFVVMPGVSEWKVGALDAGVGQIPLTTLNSIVAVVHLAGDLLPRVKTPSITAIGLSVAGMNLVGCWFGAMPVCHGSGGLAAQYRFGARSGSSVIVLGLLKLLIGVFFGETLVGLLKRFPSALLGVMVIAAGLELVSVGESLNTTGARDIAGFGQGLTGDSEHEIGPMLSDIERKRRWAVMMVTVGLLVGFKNDAIGFVAGMLCHWGFQLPWAFERARARWSEGRIRV; this is encoded by the coding sequence ATGACGATTGAAACTCTTCGCGAAATCTCCTCGCACAACCTGCGAACCTTCCAAAATCACTATGTTTCCGAGGTCTCCGGTTCGCTTGGCGATCTGGGAACCTTTCTtcccatcgccatcgcccTGGCTGTCAATGGCACCGTCTCGCTGTCCAGTACGCTAATTTTCTCCGGCAGCTTCAACATCCTGACCGGTCTGTTCTTCGGAATCCCACTCCCCGTGCAGCCTATGAAGGCCATTGCCGCGGTAGCCATTGCCCGGTCCTTCAGTAACGGGACCATCGCTGCCGCAGGCATCTTCGTCGGCGCATGCATCCTGTTTTTCAGCGTGACGGGTCTACTTCACTGGTTTGCCAACGCGATTCCCATCCCGGTCATCAAGGGGATCCAGGTCGGCGCGGGGTTGTCCCTGGTTATCGCCGCGGCGGGGAAGACCCTCGCACCGCTAGGGTGGCTCCAGCCTTCGTGGGCGGATAATCGTCTGTGGGCCATTGCGGCGTTCGTCTTTCTGCTATTCACGAACGTCTATCGCACTGTGCCGTATGCGCTGATCGTGTTCGCCTTGGGATTGGCATTTGCGCTTGTCCTGTCGACGGTGGCGGCGGATCTGCCGTCGCTGGAGATCTGGCGGCCATTTGTGGTGATGCCTGGGGTGTCGGAGTGGAAGGTTGGCGCGCTGGATGCGGGAGTCGGGCAGATCCCGCTGACCACGCTCAATTCGATTGTGGCGGTCGTGCATCTAGCGGGCGATCTTTTGCCGCGGGTGAAGACGCCGTCCATCACGGCCATCGGGTTGAGTGTGGCTGGGATGAATCTCGTTGGGTGCTGGTTCGGGGCGATGCCGGTCTGCCATGGCTCTGGTGGGTTAGCGGCGCAGTACCGATTTGGGGCCCGTTCTGGCTCCAGTGTCATTGTCCTGGGCTTGTTGAAACTACTGATTGGCGTTTTCTTCGGGGAGACTCTGGTCGGGCTGCTGAAGCGGTTTCCTTCCGCGCTGCTTGGTGTGATGGTCATCGCGGCGGGTCTGGAGCTGGTCAGCGTTGGCGAGAGCCTCAACACCACTGGAGCCAGGGATATCGCCGGGTTTGGGCAAGGACTAACAGGCGATAGCGAGCACGAAATTGGGCCCATGCTCAGTGATATCGAGCGAAAGAGGCGGTGGGCCGTCATGATGGTTACCGTGGGGTTGCTCGTGGGGTTCAAGAATGATGCCATCGGCTTCGTGGCGGGCATGCTTTGCCACTGGGGGTTTCAGCTACCGTGGGCATTTGAGAGGGCGCGAGCGAGATGGAGCGAGGGAAGAATCAGGGTATAA
- a CDS encoding NACHT domain protein has protein sequence MPSQNRLAALACNVFSPLTQWSFPSDVVLSCFFCCFASRRRDSIKTTVDHDSPTRPTPIVPPTSNPKQSLSAGSNTLPPVLHIQASQESTDNSTSTTAPAIFATMAATVSSPLPPGLLASNRRISGLMDSDVLSNNGVARSVTSRRVSSRKFKSVETTEVSSLVHSLKRRSGDELGAGASAKLLNHTHDSALDWIRSQRMSLVPPEGSSYDKVLSWAQLFVERLHSFDEAIEEFAGDSYLAARLAYGYCALLLELGQENASALMISFSFFYSTSMKLGNLLERTELFSVSQEIREQLVLALADLVTLVASVSMHFHKAILGLTTASISIDLYKTFPGQIQTFRDRCEKISEAMWRHQLLRENLDLEKVSDPKAIKLWLSPEDRVLGNVAEQSSHLAHDREEMTCLWMAPYLARFLKSPLKTLAIAGKPGAGRTVLASVIVDQLQHTIGGVSYATLFVPINARVPAEATPRAVARSILYQLFDKRIGNVQLLQILSVAHERSKKATSEQDYDSLLWNALEAALSVALPGAKELVIVVDGVDEASCSEIAMLNQLATATAKGSNVKLITLGALKPPTAAGQAFVQITEELIFDDIAAVVRSQLQQSRVFLGMSELDQETIVGRITEASQGSFLWGKLAAKRVRYEGTEESLHKAVDALLSAKLTLTDFALQLLQGPNVTEDAKNMLVWLITADRPLSFKELELLASIQIDKLTVADRKLDVLQVLKPLNGLVFVQDGQVFIRHGLFRASLLEIFSKGKLVSTVKDHHADLVTRLLIYIRATVTQENELSLVSLDWHDTDRLINRNPLLEFAVRYWVHHVRQTSAFTAKGEVAAAQEFAKVLPASITTLRLESTLWENVPTPTLLLYLTTVTNIYRQMLSANHVVTLQSIIFLALLNQRLEYTSDAIPLFFEAATLSRTLLTSRHIVTMQMARTFIELTQQMTTSTKTEIMVKREEVLLLLVECYKRHYGERSETVVTLLRQLIDHYTLIKEEERVKEIAASITSITTHHGRHGSSSANGGLEIHLNKGIDRSVDIGVGLSLDYEEGDEIIQESESYNVKEWIKKAEIYVAEGKVELAERTYVEIWQRVSREYRTHYSAYWEERKMTTVLAYSKFLVSQKRAFEASSVLTSLWQEYEQASISISETSVSYFQEVAKMMKVVGIYDVALLVYKRCSRYYESINSTHSSTYKEIQENIRTTSKEVVKSFSSSNSVISETTIEEIFIGGSSSTETVEESSFTALHRSLELYISQHRWQDATRLHKKILRFVWPSLFAPSVQDVTLPEKYVDHCVELAARLSLCYHSRRRLSKEEDIRLRVYRAVRAERKVEDKLRERATAELLRFFEHTSQTEMIINLRQEMLGDYIEAYGAEHERVIKILWVLAELTRPRPIFIEYYQQIIRALNKDSQVCHPEAIEPMVIVATELWNQGRYVDALAYYKVIFNTFLTQPKLDPKFQVQELVQELFERYTRCLRSVHAELTVLHKVTVEYRARCTAVFGVTASITIRATLTLAKLCQESKRFLSEAITLYEELLKIESAELDRDEISVILDGLSEEQAESSSSSTHSERTFKVMRKRITDVRETHGWAHEESLTRMKEMITIYTERKETETVVRELTEATVQILMSETSSTRLIAAASTIASCYIEAGQTQKAVELSHEIYRQIVMKDVVNVESVQFDLSSKERTSLTFLAQLEYSLRRNTSVTVTEILASLTTEYVYFEEFRRLLTSKSSSIQTLTVSAARLYHFLVANGRQVAAARVFNDFLSYFAATEGKRVDLPETSRVKILVITILDHFSTHLSHNFVRSIGIASVHRVTELLKEQRYEAACDLALASFKYLSAHDSYRSPVLVKFAFILGMAIAGRDIVLYPDDAIRKKLLGVSAVIIQDALRVIDGLKIDLSQIGLHQLNNLIGLLGEQQDYQTLAWLLTKLWTSREAQRTWKPYITLALGRRLVLARYLIGDAKTALRLAEDIVYNCRRVHGACHPATLDSSVLLSQLYIGVGLRYQSHKNGQEMANRYYKKSAALHELLLRNFSDPSFAELECGLDNSMSLDGSAYDFDLGEPIGHVPDGESVRRHLYLLKLAVQRLGDWPKDYSEYERLNADLFREFASDLKGVEGVEKWDLKAYGAGKAEGNADILDTEFKGWEFLEGPAPVEG, from the exons ATGCCCTCTCAAAATCGTCTCGCTGCTCTGGCCTGCAACgtcttttctcctcttaCTCAATGGTCCTTTCCTTCTGATGTTGTTTTGAGTTGCTTTTTTTGTTGCTTTGCGAGTCGTCGTCGGGACTCAATCAAGACGACAGTTGATCACGACTCCCCTACCAGGCCCACACCCATTGTCCCTCCAACTAGTAATCCAAAGCAATCATTATCTGCAGGTTCTAATACCCTTCCACCTGTCCTCCACATTCAGGCTTCCCAAGAGTCAACAGATAACTCCACCTCTACTACAGCCCCGGCCATCTTCGCTACCATGGCAGCCACAGTTTCCTCTCCCTTGCCTCCTGGTTTGCTAGCTAGTAACCGACGTATCTCGGGTCTCATGGACAGCGATGTCCTCTCAAACAATGGCGTCGCCCGTTCGGTCACTTCCCGTAGGGTGTCCTCCAGGAAGTTCAAGTCTGTCGAAACAACAGAAGTATCCAGTTTGGTACACTCCCTCAAGCGTCGAAGTGGCGACGAGCTCGGTGCCGGTGCATCGGCCAAGTTGTTAAACCATACACATGACTCGGCCTTGGACTGGATTCGCTCCCAACGCATGAGCCTGGTCCCCCCTGAAGGGAGCAGCTACGACAAGGTGCTATCATGGGCGCAGCTTTTTGTCGAGCGACTGCACTCCTTTGACGAGGCGATTGAGGAGTTTGCTGGTGATAGCTATTTAGCTGCGCGGTTGGCTTATGGCTATTGTGCTCTGTTGCTCGAG CTAGGACAAGAAAATGCATCGGCGCTGATGATTTCCTTCAGTTTCTTCTACAGCACTTCGATGAAACTTGGAAATCTACTTGAGCGGACGGAGCTGTTCAGCGTCTCCCAAGAAATTCGGGAGCAGCTGGTTCTCGCTCTTGCGGACTTGGTCACCCTGGTCGCCAGTGTGTCCATGCACTTTCACAAAGCGATCCTCGGCCTGACCACAGCATCGATCTCGATTGACCTTTACAAGACCTTTCCTGGCCAGATTCAGACATTCCGTGATCGATGCGAGAAGATTTCCGAGGCCATGTGGCGCCATCAACTCCTGCGGGAGAACTTGGACCTTGAAAAAG TGTCTGATCCCAAGGCAATCAAGCTATGGCTGAGCCCTGAAGATCGTGTTCTGGGTAATGTCGCGGAGCAAAGTTCCCATCTGGCCCATGACCGGGAGGAAATGACCTGTCTTTGGATGGCGCCTTACTTGGCGCGCTTTTTGAAGAGTCCGCTCAAAACTCTTGCTATCGCTGGCAAGCCTGGTGCCGGACGAACGGTTTTGGCCTCTGTGATTGTTGATCAGCTGCAGCACACGATCGGAGGTGTTTCCTACGCCACATTGTTCGTTCCCATCA ATGCAAGAGTGCCAGCAGAGGCAACACCGCGTGCGGTAGCCCGAAGCATTCTGTATCAGCTTTTCGATAAGCGCATCGGAAACGTGCAGTTGCTGCAGATCCTGAGTGTCGCCCATGAACGCAGCAAGAAGGCCACTAGTGAGCAGGATTATGACAGTCTGCTGTGGAATGCTTTGGAGGCAGCCCTCAGCGTGGCTTTGCCTGGTGCCAAAGAGCTTGTTATTGTCGTTGATGGCGTTGACGAGGCATCCTGCAGTGAAATCGCCATGCTCAACCAGCTGGCCACAGCCACTGCTAAGGGGAGTAACGTGAAACTGATCACTCTCGGTGCACTCAAGCCTCCCACTGCAGCAGGTCAAGCCTTTGTCCAGATCACCGAGGAACTCATCTTCGATGATATCGCCGCTGTTGTACGAAGTCAGTTACAGCAGAGTCGTGTCTTCTTGGGCATGTCTGAGCTGGACCAGGAGACCATCGTTGGCCGCATTACGGAAGCGTCCCAGGGCTCATTCCTCTGGGGGAAGCTCGCCGCAAAACGGGTTCGCTACGAGGGGACTGAGGAAAGCCTCCACAAGGCCGTGGATGCCTTGTTGAGTGCCAAGCTTACTCTTACTGACTTTGCCCTCCAACTTCTGCAAGGACCCAACGTCACGGAGGATGCAAAGAACATGTTGGTCTGGCTTATTACAGCCGATCGGCCACTTTCATTCAAAGAACTCGAGCTTTTGGCGTCTATACAGATCGACAAGCTCACGGTGGCGGACCGTAAGCTGGACGTATTGCAAGTCTTGAAACCACTCAATGGTCTGGTATTCGTGCAGGATGGACAGGTTTTTATTCGTCATGGCCTCTTCCGAGCCTCCCTTTTGGAGATTTTTAGCAAAGGCAAACTCGTTTCGACCGTCAAAGACCACCACGCCGATCTCGTGACTCGCCTGTTGATTTACATCCGGGCGACGGTGACGCAGGAGAACGAACTCTCCCTTGTGTCGCTGGACTGGCACGATACCGACCGCCTTATCAACAGAAATCCCCTGCTCGAATTCGCCGTCCGCTACTGGGTGCACCATGTTCGGCAAACCTCAGCGTTCACAGCCAAAGGTGAGGTCGCAGCAGCGCAGGAGTTTGCCAAGGTGCTACCGGCTTCGATCACGACCCTGCGGCTTGAGAGCACACTGTGGGAAAACGTACCTACACCCACGCTGCTGCTCTACTTGACCACTGTCACCAACATCTACCGCCAGATGCTGTCAGCGAATCACGTTGTAACTCTtcagtccatcatcttcttggcTCTTTTGAACCAGCGCCTGGAATATACCTCTGACGCCATTCCTCTGTTCTTTGAAGCGGCCACGCTGAGCCGCACGCTTTTGACTTCACGTCATATCGTGACAATGCAAATGGCTAGAACCTTCATCGAGTTGACCCAACAGATGACCACAAGCACCAAGACCGAGATTATGgtcaagagagaagaggtcctgttgctgttggttgAGTGCTACAAGCGTCACTATGGAGAGCGTTCTGAAACTGTGGTCACTCTTCTCAGGCAATTGATCGACCACTACACCCtgatcaaggaagaggagagggtTAAGGAGATCGCCGCTTCAATTACGTCCATTACCACCCACCATGGTCGTCATGGTTCCAGCAGTGCTAACGGAGGCCTGGAGATCCATCTCAACAAGGGCATTGACAGATCAGTTGATATCGGTGTCGGGCTTTCGCTGGATtatgaagaaggcgatgaaATCATCCAAGAATCCGAGTCGTACAACGTTAAGGAATGGATCAAAAAGGCCGAGATCTACGTGGCCGAAGGCAAGGTCGAACTCGCCGAGCGTACTTATGTCGAGATCTGGCAGCGGGTGAGCAGAGAGTACCGCACTCATTACTCTGCGTACTGGGAGGAGCGGAAGATGACTACTGTGCTGGCGTACTCCAAATTCCTCGTGTCTCAGAAGAGAGCATTCGAGGCATCCTCTGTGTTGACCAGTCTGTGGCAAGAGTATGAACAGGCAAGCATCTCGATCTCCGAAACTTCCGTGTCCTACTTCCAGGAAGTCGCCAAAATGATGAAGGTCGTTGGTATCTACGACGTGGCACTCTTAGTCTACAAGCGTTGCTCCAGATACTATGAGAGCATCAATTCAACCCACAGCTCGACGTACAAGGAGATTCAGGAGAACATCCGAACGACTTCGAAGGAAGTTGTCAAGTCCTTCAGTTCGTCGAACTCGGTCATATCAGAAAccaccatcgaggagatctTTATCGGTGGCTCCAGCTCGACCGAGACCGTTGAGGAGTCTTCATTTACAGCTCTGCATCGGTCTCTTGAGCTGTATATTTCTCAGCATCGCTGGCAAGATGCTACGCGCCTGCACAAGAAAATCCTACGTTTTGTCTGGCCTTCTCTCTTTGCGCCATCGGTTCAGGATGTCACCCTCCCCGAGAAGTATGTCGATCATTGCGTGGAACTTGCTGCCCGTCTCAGTCTATGTTATCATTCCCGGCGTCGCTtgagcaaggaagaggacaTCCGCCTGAGGGTGTACCGAGCAGTCCGTGCCGAGAGGAAAGTGGAAGACAAGCTGCGTGAGCGCGCTACTGCCGAGTTGCTTCGTTTCTTCGAGCATACGTCGCAGACGGAGATGATCATCAACCTCCGACAGGAGATGCTGGGCGATTATATTGAAGCCTACGGGGCTGAGCATGAGCGTGTTATCAAAATTCTCTGGGTCCTAGCCGAGCTAACGCGTCCTCGTCCAATTTTCATCGAGTATTACCAGCAAATCATTCGAGCGTTGAACAAAGACTCGCAGGTCTGTCATCcagaggccattgagccGATGGTCATTGTGGCCACCGAGCTGTGGAATCAAGGACGCTATGTGGACGCCCTGGCCTACTACAAGGTCATTTTCAATACGTTCCTGACCCAGCCCAAGCTCGATCCCAAGTTCCAGGTCCAGGAACTTGTCCAGGAGCTTTTCGAGCGCTACACAcgctgcttgcgcagcgtcCACGCCGAGCTCACTGTGCTACACAAGGTCACTGTGGAATACCGAGCTCGGTGTACGGCAGTTTTTGGTGTGACTGCATCTATTACCATCCGAGCCACCCTGACCCTTGCGAAGCTCTGTCAGGAGTCCAAGCGCTTCTTGTCTGAGGCGATCACTCTCTATGAGGAGCTTCTCAAGATCGAATCCGCGGAGCTGGACAGGGATGAGATTTCCGTCATACTGGATGGTCTCTCTGAAGAACAAGCAGAGTCTTCTAGCTCTTCCACTCACAGTGAACGGACTTTCAAGGTCATGCGGAAGCGCATCACTGACGTGCGTGAGACGCATGGATGGGCCCATGAGGAATCTCTGACTCGGATGAAAGAGATGATCACCATCTACACTGAGCGGAAGGAGACTGAAACTGTGGTGCGCGAACTCACCGAGGCGACCGTGCAAATTCTCATGTCCGAAACTTCTTCCACTCGCTTGATCGCTGCCGCCAGCACCATCGCGTCGTGCTATATAGAAGCGGGCCAGACCCAGAAAGCGGTCGAGCTCTCGCACGAGATTTATCGGCAGATTGTGATGAAAGACGTCGTCAACGTTGAGAGTGTTCAGTTTGATCTCTCCTCCAAGGAGCGCACGAGTCTCACATTCTTGGCGCAGCTCGAGTATAGCCTTCGGCGCAACACTTCTGTCACCGTGACGGAGATCCTTGCCTCGTTGACGACGGAATATGTCTACTTCGAGGAGTTCCGGAGGTTGCTCACGTCGAAGAGCAGCTCCATCCAGACTCTCACCGTGTCTGCTGCTCGCCTGTATCACTTCCTGGTTGCTAATGGCCGGCAAGTCGCGGCGGCCCGGGTCTTCAATGATTTCCTTAGCTATTTCGCTGCCACGGAGGGCAAGCGTGTGGATCTGCCCGAGACGTCGCGGGTGAAGATCCTGGTCATTACTATTTTGGACCACTTCAGCACCCATCTTTCGCACAACTTTGTCCGTTCCATTGGCATTGCAAGCGTCCATCGGGTCACGGAACTTCTTAAGGAACAACGTTATGAAGCGGCTTGTGACCTGGCACTGGCCAGCTTCAAATACCTGTCAGCTCACGATTCCTACCGGAGCCCTGTTCTCGTCAAGTTCGCGTTTATCTTGGGTATGGCCATTGCCGGGCGCGATATTGTCCTCTACCCCGACGACGCCATTCGCAAGAAGCTCCTCGGGGTGTCCGCAGTCATCATCCAGGACGCTCTCCGTGTCATTGACGGACTGAAGATCGACCTGTCGCAGATCGGCCTCCATCAGCTGAACAACCTCATCGGCCTGCTGGGCGAGCAGCAAGACTACCAAACTCTGGCTTGGCTCCTGACCAAGCTCTGGACCAGCCGCGAAGCTCAGCGTACCTGGAAGCCATATATCACACTCGCGCTGGGCCGTCGCCTCGTCCTGGCCCGCTACCTTATCGGCGACGCGAAGACGGCGCTGCGCTTGGCTGAGGACATTGTGTACAATTGCCGCCGCGTGCACGGCGCCTGCCACCCCGCTACACTGGATTCCTCTGTTCTTTTGTCCCAGCTGTACATTGGCGTCGGCCTGCGGTACCAGTCCCACAAGAACGGACAGGAGATGGCCAACCGGTACTACAAGAAGAGCGCGGCGCTGCACGAATTGCTGCTGCGCAATTTCAGCGACCCCTCGTTTGCGGAACTCGAGTGCGGTCTCGACAACAGCATGAGCCTGGATGGGTCCGCGTACGATTTTGACCTGGGTGAGCCGATCGGCCACGTCCCGGACGGCGAGAGTGTGCGTCGGCACCTGTACCTGCTGAAACTTGCCGTGCAACGGTTGGGCGATTGGCCCAAGGACTACAGCGAGTATGAGCGGCTGAATGCGGACCTCTTCCGGGAGTTTGCGTCTGATCTGAAGGGTGTGGAGGGAGTGGAGAAGTGGGATCTGAAGGCCTATGGGGCAGGCAAGGCAGAAGGGAATGCAGACATTTTGGATACTGAGTTCAAGGGATGGGAGTTCCTGGAAGGGCCTGCGCCAGTCGAGGGGTaa
- a CDS encoding GMC family oxidoreductase: MKLQRLLSITLTFTITAPTATATASASAKADAEAEADYLVTGGGTTGLLLANRLSSTPTTTVLILDPGNDIRTNPNVTDPTLWLRNAHTEIDWAYPSTPQSHALNRILSYTAGRILGGTSMINGMTYLRADKPEIDAWEALGAKGWNWGSLWPYYLRTEKFSPPLGWQVGAGADYVPDLHGRTGSVDVCFSMELSRVGFWERVRDAWRVLGVNWNRDPNGGSVAGVSVWPQTIDCQEDVRCSSAKAFYYPVEGRENLRVVKGTVRRILWADTRGGEHVAAGVEYLDENGQMRTATARKEVILSAGALRTPPILEASGVGDADRLRGLGIETRIDLPGVGENLQDQANVPLLYTGNLNISGTSPYATFLMASQLFGENLEAVAAETLSSVPSWADSLASSSSNNLNSSAIERLLTLQHALIFKSNVTIAEILTSASGTTLLSAFWLLLPFSRGSVHLSSTRREDINAPSIDTNFFQVDFDLQTEMAIGRLAQSFWEQGPVKSLHPVPMPGRALDDNATDTEWTAFTKETFGPNYHPVGTASMMARELGGVVDSRLKVYGTENVRVVDASVIPLQVSGHLTATLYAVAERAADIILDGRED; encoded by the exons ATGAAGCTCCAACGCCTCCTCTCTATCACCCTCACCTTTACCATCACCGCGCCaacagccacagccacagcttcagcttcagctaaagcagatgcagaagcagaagcagactaTCTCGTCACCGGTGGCGGCACAAccggcctcctcctcgccaaccGCCTCTCTTCAACACCCACGACCACCGTTTTGATCCTCGACCCCGGCAACGACATCCGCACGAACCCCAATGTCACCGATCCAACACTCTGGCTCCGCAACGCACACACAGAGATCGACTGGGCCTACCCCTCCACCCCCCAGTCCCACGCCCTCAACCGCATCCTCTCCTACACCGCCGGCCGCATCCTAGGCGGCACGAGCATGATCAACGGGATGACGTACCTGCGCGCCGACAAGCCCGAGATCGATGCGTGGGAGGCATTAGGTGCTAAGGGGTGGAATTGGGGGAGCTTGTGGCCGTATTATTTGCGCACGGAGAAGTTCAGTCCGCCGCTGGGATGGCAGGTGGGTGCTGGGGCGGATTATGTGCCTGATTTACATGGGAGAACGGGGAGTGTGGATGTGTGTTTCTCGATGGAGTTGTCACGGGTAGGGTTTTGGGAGAGGGTGAGGGATGCGTGGAGGGTTCTAGGGGTGAATTGGAATAGAGATCCGAATGGGGGGTCGGTTGCAGGGGTGTCGGTGTGGCCGCAGACGATTGATTGTCAGGAGGATGTGAGGTGTAGTTCTGCGAAGGCGTTTTATTATCCTGTTGAGGGGAGGGAGAATCTGAGGGTTGTGAAGGGGACCGTCAGAAGGATTCTTTGGGCTGACACCCGGGGAGGAGAGCATGTGGCGGCGGGAGTCGAGTATCTGGATGAGAACGGACAGATGCGAACTGCAACGGCCCGCAAAGAAGTGATCCTGTCAGCTGGGGCACTGCGGACACCCCCCATCCTGGAAGCATCAGGCGTTGGCGACGCAGACAGGCTCAGAGGACTTGGGATAGAGACGCGAATCGATCTCCCTGGCGTAGGAGAGAACCTGCAAGACCAGGCAAACGTGCCTCTGCTATACACGGGAAACCTCAATATCTCAGGGACCTCGCCGTACGCCACGTTCCTCATGGCATCACAGCTCTTTGGCGAGAATCTCGAAGCTGTAGCTGC AGAGACACTCTCCTCCGTTCCGTCCTGGGCCGACTCCCtcgcctcatcctcatccaacAACCTCAACAGCAGCGCGATAGAACGCCTCCTCACCCTCCAGCACGCCCTCATCTTCAAATCCAACGTCACTATAGCAGAAATTCTCACCAGCGCGTCCGGAACCACCCTCCTCTCGGCCTTCtggctcctcctccctttCTCCCGGGGCAGCGTGCACCTCTCCTCAACAAGGCGAGAAGATATAAACGCACCCAGCATTGACACAAATTTCTTCCAGGTGGACTTTGATCTCCAGACCGAGATGGCCATAGGGAGACTAGCGCAGTCATTCTGGGAACAGGGGCCCGTGAAGAGTCTACATCCCGTTCCGATGCCCGGCAGGGCATTGGATGATAATGCAACAGACACAGAATGGACAGCGTTTACTAAAGAAACCT TTGGGCCGAATTACCACCCCGTCGGGACGGCGAGTATGATGGCTCGGGAACTAGGGGGCGTCGTCGACTCAAGGCTCAAGGTTTACGGCACGGAGAATGTCAGAGTTGTAGATGCGTCGGTGATTCCGCTGCAGGTGAGCGGACATCTCACGGCGACGTTGTATGCGGTGGCTGAGAGAGCGGCGGATATTATATTGGATGGGAGAGAAGattga
- a CDS encoding snoRNA-binding rRNA-processing protein UTP15, which yields MAAPVLPLQQVKLPALPSTRLTPEQQYWKTFKNPLLIPSPANGPVNLITQPSAPSSASAFPSLTQPPDVFTVTTGARVQIYSIRTRKLLRTITRFDDTVRGTDVRPDGRVVVTGDDTGTVQVFDVASRAILKTWKDHRQPVWVTKFSPSDPTSVLSASDDRTVRLWDLPSQSAARTFLGHTDYVRSGAYMPGSLAASGLVVSGSYDRTVRLWDPRVENRAAMTFKMAAPIESVLPMPTGTTLLASAENKIAVLDIVAGKPLHMIQSHQKTVTALALASNGERLLSGALDGHMKVFETTGWNVVSGSKYPSPILSLRVITSGVAREDKHIAVGMQSGLLSIKTRLSGQQKIRERERRKEMQALLEGKLEEHDRKVAKQKKLRGSGWEKRLRGRDFIGEGVEIVIEGQDKKKRKKEQTWEYDLRKARYSAALDQVLASSDKTAQLTLFTALRHRSALRAALQGRDEETLQPVLQWVHRNITEPRLVTLCVEVAMNVLDIYSGNLGQSAQIDKMVERLHRRVREEVEMAHQACQTKGMLDMLQAV from the coding sequence ATGGCTGCCCCCGTCCTCCCCCTGCAGCAGGTCAAGCTGCCTGCGCTGCCCTCAACCCGCTTGACGCCAGAGCAGCAGTACTGGAAGACCTTCAAGAATCCGCTCCTCATCCCCTCTCCCGCCAACGGACCCGTCAACCTCATCACGCAGCCGTCCGCTCCGTCATCCGCCTCCGCCTTCCCGTCCCTCACCCAGCCGCCCGACGTCTTCACCGTGACGACCGGCGCGCGCGTGCAGATCTACTCCATCCGCACCCGCAAACTCCTCCGCACAATCACCCGCTTCGACGATACCGTCCGCGGGACCGATGTGCGGCCCGACGGCCGGGTCGTCGTGACAGGCGACGACACAGGCACAGTGCAGGTCTTCGACGTCGCGTCGCGGGCGATCCTGAAGACGTGGAAGGACCACCGGCAGCCGGTGTGGGTGACCAAGTTCTCGCCGAGCGACCCAACCTCGGTGCTGAGCGCCAGCGACGACCGGACCGTGCGGCTGTGGGATTTGCCGAGCCAGAGCGCCGCGCGGACGTTCCTGGGGCATACAGACTACGTGCGTAGCGGGGCGTACATGCCTGGCTCGCTGGCGGCGTCGGGCTTGGTGGTCTCGGGGAGTTATGATCGGACGGTGAGGCTGTGGGATCCCCGCGTGGAGAACCGGGCGGCGATGACGTTTAAGATGGCGGCGCCGATTGAGAGTGTGTTGCCGATGCCGACGGGGACGACGCTGCTGGCGTCGGCGGAGAATAAAATCGCGGTCCTGGATATTGTGGCGGGGAAGCCGCTGCATATGATCCAGAGTCACCAGAAGACGGTGAcggcgctggcgctggcgtcGAATGGGGAGAGGTTGCTGAGTGGTGCGTTGGACGGGCACATGAAGGTGTTTGAGACGACTGGGTGGAACGTTGTGTCTGGGTCCAAGTACCCCTCTCCGATTCTATCGCTGCGGGTGATCACGTCTGGTGTCGCGCGGGAAGACAAGCACATCGCGGTGGGCATGCAGTCGGGCCTGTTATCGATCAAGACCCGGCTGTCGGGCCAGCAGAAGATCCGGGAGCGGGAACGACGCAAGGAGATGCAGGCATTGCTTGAAGGCAAGCTGGAAGAGCACGACCGGAAGGTggccaagcagaagaaaCTGCGCGGGTCAGGCTGGGAGAAGCGGCTGCGCGGGCGGGATTTCATCGGCGAAGGCGTGGAGATCGTGATCGAGGGccaggacaagaagaagcgcaagaaggagcaGACGTGGGAGTACGACCTGCGCAAGGCGCGGTACTCGGCGGCGCTGGACCAGGTGCTGGCGTCGAGCGACAAGACGGCGCAGCTGACGCTGTTCACGGCGCTGCGGCACCGCTCCGCGCTGCGGGCCGCGCTGCAGGGCCGCGACGAGGAGACGCTGCAGCCGGTGCTGCAGTGGGTGCACAGGAACATCACGGAGCCGCGGCTGGTGACGCTGTGCGTGGAGGTCGCCATGAACGTGTTGGACATCTACTCGGGCAATCTGGGACAGTCGGCGCAGATCGACAAGATGGTGGAGCGCCTGCATCGGCGGGTGCGCGAGGAGGTGGAAATGGCGCATCAGGCGTGTCAGACCAAGGGGATGCTGGATATGTTGCAGGCCGTATAG